One Paenibacillus riograndensis SBR5 DNA segment encodes these proteins:
- a CDS encoding M20 metallopeptidase family protein, with protein MDRLTLEQLLPDMVKWRRHLHRHPELSYQEKETSAFVAAKLIEFGIEVVRSKAGYGLTGILKGKSPGKTVVLRADMDALAITEENGREYASQNHGVMHACGHDGHTSMLLAAAAYYSSRREELQGELRFLFQPAEEICPGGALGMIAEGVLEGADAVYGLHLWTPLPVGKVASAPGPLMASADEFFIDITGKGGHAGTPHRTVDSIVAAAALVTQLQSIVSRSVDPMRPAVVSVGTIQGGTAQNIVAERCRITGTVRAFDEETRYLIRQRIEEMTAAVAASYGAEAKIDYLMGYPPLVNDEAEFQRYFRVAPAALGREVSVERMEKIMPAEDFSYYVKEIPGCFIFVGAGNPDKEAVYPHHHSKFDFDEDALLHGAKVLVAMADSCMNE; from the coding sequence ATGGATAGGCTGACACTGGAACAGCTGCTGCCGGATATGGTGAAATGGCGCCGACATCTGCACCGTCATCCGGAGCTGTCTTATCAGGAGAAAGAGACCTCGGCGTTTGTTGCCGCGAAGCTAATAGAATTCGGGATTGAAGTCGTGAGAAGCAAGGCCGGTTACGGGCTGACCGGGATCTTGAAAGGAAAATCGCCGGGCAAAACCGTTGTTCTGCGCGCGGACATGGATGCGCTGGCCATCACGGAGGAGAACGGCCGCGAGTACGCCTCGCAAAATCATGGAGTTATGCATGCCTGCGGCCATGACGGGCATACCTCCATGCTGCTTGCCGCCGCTGCCTATTACAGCAGCCGCAGGGAAGAGCTGCAGGGTGAGCTGCGCTTCCTGTTTCAGCCTGCGGAAGAGATCTGCCCCGGCGGCGCGCTGGGGATGATCGCTGAAGGGGTGCTGGAGGGAGCTGACGCAGTGTATGGCCTGCATTTGTGGACGCCGCTGCCGGTTGGAAAGGTAGCCAGCGCACCAGGGCCGCTGATGGCCTCTGCGGATGAATTTTTCATCGACATCACCGGCAAGGGCGGACATGCCGGTACGCCGCACCGTACGGTGGACAGCATTGTGGCCGCCGCCGCTCTTGTGACCCAGCTGCAGAGCATTGTCAGCCGCTCGGTGGACCCGATGCGCCCTGCAGTCGTAAGTGTGGGAACGATTCAGGGCGGGACCGCCCAGAACATCGTGGCGGAACGCTGCCGGATCACCGGCACGGTGCGTGCGTTTGACGAGGAGACCCGTTATCTCATCCGCCAGAGAATTGAAGAGATGACCGCTGCTGTAGCCGCTTCATACGGGGCTGAAGCCAAAATCGATTATTTGATGGGTTATCCGCCGCTGGTGAATGACGAAGCGGAATTCCAGCGCTATTTCCGCGTGGCGCCAGCTGCGCTTGGTCGTGAAGTCAGCGTAGAACGGATGGAGAAGATCATGCCGGCAGAGGATTTTTCCTATTATGTTAAGGAAATTCCCGGCTGCTTCATCTTTGTGGGAGCGGGCAATCCGGATAAAGAAGCGGTGTATCCGCATCATCACAGCAAATTCGATTTTGACGAGGATGCTCTGCTACACGGGGCGAAGGTGCTTGTGGCGATGGCGGATTCCTGCATGAATGAATAA
- a CDS encoding YlbG family protein: MFAERTGYIVWVSDVKAARNLEKYGTLHYVSRKMHYAVMYVNAERAEEVMKNVRRLSYVRKIERSYRNELKTEYTSNGPDKSRYYGL; this comes from the coding sequence ATGTTTGCGGAACGGACAGGATATATTGTATGGGTAAGCGATGTTAAGGCGGCACGCAATCTGGAGAAATACGGGACATTGCATTATGTTTCCCGGAAGATGCATTACGCCGTCATGTATGTGAACGCGGAACGTGCCGAGGAAGTGATGAAAAACGTCCGCAGACTGTCTTACGTGCGCAAGATTGAAAGATCTTACCGGAATGAGCTGAAGACAGAATACACCAGCAACGGACCGGACAAGTCCCGGTATTACGGTTTGTAG
- a CDS encoding CBS domain-containing protein, with product MKTVKEVMTAQPVCVTLQDNLYEVAVKMRDADTGVIPVVEADGETLIGIITDRDLVIRGYAEKHSGSTAVETVMTKGITAVSESTSVDEAAELMASRQIRRIPVVNGKKLIGIVSLGDLAVKNIFADEAAEALTDISQQHLH from the coding sequence TTGAAGACAGTCAAAGAAGTAATGACAGCGCAGCCTGTGTGCGTCACCTTACAGGATAATCTCTATGAGGTAGCCGTGAAAATGAGAGATGCCGATACCGGGGTTATTCCGGTGGTAGAAGCTGACGGGGAAACCCTGATCGGTATTATTACGGACCGGGACTTGGTAATCCGGGGTTATGCCGAGAAGCATTCCGGCTCGACTGCGGTGGAAACGGTAATGACCAAAGGAATTACTGCCGTTTCCGAATCCACTTCGGTGGATGAGGCGGCTGAGCTGATGGCCTCCAGGCAGATCCGGCGCATACCGGTGGTCAACGGCAAAAAACTGATCGGGATCGTGTCGCTGGGTGATTTGGCCGTGAAAAATATTTTTGCTGATGAAGCAGCAGAAGCTTTGACTGATATTTCACAGCAGCATCTGCATTAG
- a CDS encoding YlbF family regulator yields the protein MSVAELNTVDMAEVLTYAYELGDMINQSAEVSDYLYWKGRVDANPEVQAMIKRLQGKKELFEETQRFGHFHPNYHAAKDEVTAVEQELERFEEVARFKQAEKTLDDMLHSMSETIAFSVSDSIKVPSNDPSPKGGGCGSGGKCSCG from the coding sequence ATGAGCGTAGCGGAATTGAATACGGTTGATATGGCCGAAGTACTGACATACGCCTATGAATTAGGTGATATGATTAATCAATCCGCTGAAGTATCGGATTACTTATACTGGAAAGGACGGGTTGACGCCAACCCGGAAGTCCAGGCCATGATTAAACGGCTGCAGGGCAAAAAGGAGCTGTTTGAGGAGACACAGCGTTTTGGACATTTTCATCCCAACTATCATGCGGCTAAGGATGAAGTGACGGCGGTCGAGCAGGAGCTTGAGCGCTTCGAAGAGGTTGCCCGCTTCAAGCAGGCGGAGAAAACGCTGGATGATATGCTGCATTCGATGTCCGAAACGATTGCCTTTTCCGTATCGGACAGCATTAAGGTGCCAAGCAATGACCCGTCCCCCAAGGGTGGAGGCTGCGGCAGCGGAGGCAAGTGCTCCTGCGGATAG
- a CDS encoding DNA repair helicase XPB, with amino-acid sequence MNGSGKGTCIIRKDRTILLECGHPGFEAARTALADFAELVKSPPAYHTYRITQLSLWNAAAAGKTAQEILAVLSLLSRCGIPAGLEEEVRQLVSRYGRLELHSGADGGSLMVLRADNPVLLDELAEQAALQELGLNRTAPLECRCPAEQRGLLKQELARLGFPVLDYAGYRDGQALNVPWKKAAGSGAVYGESVGLRDYQEEAVRRFGGIGGSGGSGVVVLPCGAGKTLVGLAVLESLQCETLILTSNATSVAQWKAELLKRTGLDEEAVGEYSGVKREVRPITVATYQILTHRRSKGGPFGHMNLFNERNWGLIIYDEVHLLPAPVFRATADIQATRRLGLTATLVREDGREDDVFSLIGPKCYELPWKVLEKQGWIAAVDCIEVVVPMGTDIRHRYMYAGAKEQFRVAAGNPAKAEAAAKIIAAHPGAAVLVIGQYLDQLKQLAVSLGAPLITGKTSQQERNELYAAFNEGAIRLLVVSKVANFAVNLPDASVAIEVSGAYGSRQEEAQRLGRILRPKPGENKAYFYTLVSGDSREQDFALRRRLFLTEQGYDYAVQTVQLEEVSL; translated from the coding sequence ATGAACGGAAGCGGAAAAGGAACATGTATCATCCGTAAAGACCGGACGATCCTGCTGGAATGCGGACACCCTGGCTTTGAGGCGGCCCGGACAGCTCTGGCTGACTTTGCCGAACTGGTAAAAAGCCCTCCAGCCTACCACACTTACCGGATAACCCAACTATCGCTATGGAACGCAGCGGCTGCCGGCAAAACAGCGCAGGAGATACTGGCGGTATTGAGCTTACTCTCGCGCTGTGGCATACCCGCCGGTCTTGAGGAAGAGGTCAGACAGCTTGTTTCGCGTTACGGAAGACTGGAGCTGCATTCCGGCGCGGACGGCGGTTCGCTGATGGTCCTGCGTGCCGATAACCCGGTGCTGCTCGACGAATTGGCAGAGCAAGCGGCTCTGCAGGAGCTGGGTTTGAACAGAACGGCTCCCCTTGAATGCCGGTGCCCGGCTGAACAACGGGGTCTGCTGAAGCAGGAGCTGGCGAGGCTGGGGTTCCCGGTCCTGGATTACGCGGGCTACCGCGACGGGCAGGCGCTGAATGTGCCATGGAAGAAGGCTGCCGGAAGCGGAGCGGTGTATGGGGAGTCCGTTGGCCTAAGAGACTATCAGGAGGAAGCCGTCCGCAGATTCGGGGGAATTGGCGGCAGCGGAGGAAGCGGTGTGGTGGTCCTGCCCTGCGGGGCGGGCAAAACGCTTGTGGGGCTGGCGGTGCTGGAGAGCCTGCAGTGCGAGACGCTGATCCTCACGTCGAATGCCACCTCGGTTGCCCAGTGGAAGGCAGAACTGCTCAAAAGGACCGGCCTGGATGAAGAAGCCGTAGGAGAATACAGCGGTGTGAAGCGGGAGGTCCGGCCGATAACGGTGGCCACCTATCAGATTTTGACGCACCGGCGTTCCAAGGGAGGCCCCTTCGGACATATGAATCTGTTCAATGAACGGAATTGGGGCCTTATTATTTACGACGAGGTTCATCTGCTTCCGGCTCCGGTGTTCAGAGCCACGGCGGATATTCAGGCCACCCGGCGTCTCGGGCTGACGGCTACGCTGGTTAGAGAGGACGGGCGGGAGGATGATGTATTCTCGCTGATCGGCCCCAAATGCTATGAACTGCCCTGGAAGGTGCTGGAGAAGCAGGGCTGGATTGCGGCAGTCGACTGCATCGAGGTCGTTGTGCCGATGGGCACCGATATCAGGCACCGGTATATGTATGCCGGAGCAAAGGAGCAGTTCCGGGTTGCTGCAGGCAATCCGGCCAAGGCTGAGGCTGCGGCAAAGATCATAGCAGCCCACCCGGGGGCGGCAGTTCTGGTCATTGGTCAATATCTGGACCAGCTGAAGCAGTTAGCGGTAAGCCTGGGTGCGCCGCTGATAACAGGCAAGACTTCCCAGCAGGAGCGGAACGAGCTGTATGCTGCTTTTAACGAAGGGGCGATACGGCTGCTTGTGGTATCCAAGGTAGCGAACTTTGCTGTAAATCTGCCTGATGCTTCTGTAGCGATCGAGGTGTCCGGTGCCTACGGTTCACGGCAAGAGGAGGCCCAGCGCCTGGGACGTATCCTCCGGCCGAAGCCGGGAGAGAACAAGGCCTACTTCTATACTCTGGTGTCCGGTGACAGCAGGGAGCAGGATTTCGCTCTGCGCCGCCGTCTGTTTCTGACCGAGCAGGGCTACGATTATGCCGTCCAGACTGTCCAACTGGAGGAGGTAAGCCTATGA
- the cax gene encoding calcium/proton exchanger, translating into MKKWISPALLVITFILSAIGHYADWDHTLQFVLSAISVVFVAGFLGRATESVAHYAGQRLGGFLNATFGNAAELIIAFFLVKEGLFDMVKASLTGSIIGNLLLVLGLSIFAGGMKFKVQNFNVTLAGLNGSLMIVAVIALFVPAMFFNTHSITEKDTDVLSLVVAGLLIAAYMAWLIFSMITHKKYLADVTVDNEEELPNEHKPAWSMGRSVIYLILATVMVAFVSEWLVGTLETLTERFGFSELFVGAFLVAIIGNAAEHSAAIMLAMKNKIGAAVEIAVGSSLQIALFVAPVLIFASYFMGNTMDIVFTTIEIVAIAVAVFIAKSIIQDGATNWYEGLLLLAVYMILGVSFYLV; encoded by the coding sequence TTGAAAAAATGGATCTCTCCGGCGCTGCTGGTAATAACCTTTATCCTCAGCGCCATCGGACATTATGCAGACTGGGACCACACGCTGCAATTCGTGCTCTCTGCCATTTCGGTCGTTTTTGTAGCCGGCTTTCTGGGCCGGGCTACAGAAAGTGTAGCCCACTATGCCGGGCAACGGCTGGGGGGCTTTCTTAATGCCACCTTCGGGAATGCGGCCGAGCTGATCATCGCCTTTTTCCTGGTGAAGGAAGGCCTGTTCGATATGGTCAAGGCCAGCCTCACCGGCTCTATCATCGGCAACCTGCTGCTGGTGCTGGGCCTCAGTATTTTTGCCGGGGGCATGAAATTCAAGGTTCAGAACTTCAATGTTACACTGGCCGGACTGAATGGCTCCTTGATGATCGTGGCTGTCATCGCCCTCTTTGTACCCGCCATGTTCTTCAACACCCATTCCATCACAGAAAAGGATACCGATGTGCTCAGTCTGGTTGTAGCAGGACTGCTGATCGCCGCCTACATGGCCTGGCTGATCTTCTCCATGATTACACACAAAAAGTACTTGGCGGACGTTACGGTAGACAATGAGGAAGAACTGCCGAATGAGCATAAGCCGGCGTGGTCCATGGGCAGATCGGTTATTTATCTGATCCTGGCAACGGTTATGGTCGCTTTTGTCAGCGAATGGCTTGTCGGCACACTTGAGACGTTAACGGAGCGTTTTGGCTTCAGTGAGCTGTTTGTCGGTGCCTTCCTGGTGGCGATCATCGGGAATGCCGCGGAGCATAGTGCCGCCATCATGCTGGCCATGAAGAACAAAATTGGCGCAGCGGTCGAGATCGCCGTCGGCAGCAGTCTGCAGATTGCTTTGTTTGTGGCCCCGGTCCTGATTTTTGCCAGCTATTTCATGGGCAATACGATGGACATTGTCTTCACCACAATAGAGATTGTCGCAATCGCCGTAGCTGTCTTTATTGCCAAATCCATCATCCAGGACGGTGCAACCAACTGGTATGAAGGCTTGCTGCTGTTGGCCGTGTATATGATCCTCGGAGTTTCTTTCTACCTCGTGTAA
- a CDS encoding helicase-associated domain-containing protein, with amino-acid sequence MNGITAEGLLVLQKIAKACAARPFAEAQAEQLCPAALCRAELQLALLELREAGLLELRQKLWGERLYQIPESHLPLLHRMLFPHEPVQAVNAIKMDEEAGPELSGELFRALAFIAEEGLPLTAKGAIHKKNISRLAASLTLPEEPLKGLFPAAQQEVYPFPLPVMVVLDLLLCLGLVRRGDSAYLLETERLESWMHLSGKQMSSLLYGLVLSRYGQPDPAGQHFRYLVSSADYPTEMWFALRDILERMLGAGLAQDHDTAALEASARIWLTGLAGFGWCELGSTEDGAVCFRWTAARPQLPPNGAAAFSSRSIEVQEAGDVTEGSLGQEDLSQQDEIRQAADSPGFIVQPDFEVLVPAECPYSHRWLLAGCAELQHSDDLWSYRLTREKLESAAEQGMSPEAVISWLAAHARGGLPAQVELSLRQWGKGIGRTELAEAILLACRSEADGNDIAAHPRLSGLLARIGPLHFIVRSDDVEAVRKELGAAGMAPPKRIAGQEAQPGREWPLVNGSRTGDIAVYALPVHGQATGLFAFPAVQPLIPLNLHATEEAVLSGLAAVPQMWIKQWRKYHATTAQKVMEQAVEWGVKVRLSMEGEVCEFIPARISRNPWEVQGALLLTKPDRVQEVRLNAADWQEMQLMIPKMRRNSSSA; translated from the coding sequence ATGAATGGCATAACAGCAGAAGGGCTGCTGGTGCTGCAAAAGATCGCCAAGGCCTGCGCCGCCAGGCCTTTTGCCGAAGCGCAGGCTGAGCAGCTGTGTCCGGCAGCGCTCTGCCGTGCAGAGCTGCAGCTGGCGCTGCTGGAGCTGCGGGAGGCCGGACTGCTGGAGCTGCGGCAGAAATTGTGGGGGGAGAGGCTGTATCAGATTCCGGAGAGCCATTTGCCACTGCTTCATCGCATGTTATTCCCGCATGAACCTGTACAGGCCGTAAATGCGATAAAAATGGACGAAGAGGCCGGACCCGAACTGTCCGGGGAATTGTTTCGGGCCTTGGCCTTTATTGCCGAAGAGGGGCTGCCGCTGACGGCAAAAGGGGCAATCCATAAAAAAAACATCAGCCGGCTGGCCGCCAGCCTTACGCTGCCGGAGGAACCATTAAAAGGCCTTTTCCCGGCTGCCCAGCAGGAAGTGTATCCGTTCCCGCTCCCAGTGATGGTGGTACTCGATCTGCTGCTGTGCCTGGGGCTGGTCCGCCGGGGGGATTCGGCGTATCTGCTGGAAACAGAGAGGCTGGAAAGCTGGATGCATCTCTCCGGGAAGCAGATGTCAAGCCTGCTGTACGGGTTGGTGTTGAGCCGTTACGGCCAGCCCGACCCTGCCGGGCAGCACTTTCGCTATCTCGTCTCCTCAGCCGATTATCCAACCGAGATGTGGTTTGCCCTGCGGGATATTCTGGAACGGATGCTGGGAGCGGGACTTGCCCAAGACCATGACACCGCAGCGCTGGAAGCTTCAGCACGGATATGGCTAACAGGGCTGGCTGGGTTCGGCTGGTGCGAGCTGGGGAGTACGGAGGATGGAGCGGTTTGCTTCCGCTGGACAGCGGCCCGGCCGCAGCTTCCTCCAAACGGGGCCGCTGCGTTCTCTAGCCGGAGTATAGAGGTCCAGGAAGCGGGAGATGTAACAGAAGGAAGCCTTGGGCAAGAGGATTTGTCGCAGCAAGATGAAATTCGGCAAGCTGCTGACTCCCCGGGGTTCATCGTCCAGCCGGATTTCGAGGTGCTGGTCCCTGCAGAGTGTCCTTACAGCCACCGCTGGCTGCTCGCGGGGTGTGCTGAGCTTCAGCATAGCGACGATCTGTGGAGCTACCGGCTGACCCGGGAGAAGCTGGAATCTGCAGCGGAGCAAGGAATGTCTCCGGAAGCTGTGATTTCATGGCTTGCAGCCCATGCCCGGGGCGGACTGCCGGCTCAGGTGGAGCTGTCGTTGAGGCAGTGGGGCAAAGGCATTGGAAGGACAGAACTGGCTGAGGCCATCTTGCTGGCCTGCCGGTCTGAAGCGGACGGTAATGATATTGCCGCCCACCCCCGGCTGTCGGGGCTGCTTGCCCGTATCGGCCCGCTGCACTTCATCGTCCGCAGTGACGATGTGGAGGCCGTGCGCAAGGAGCTGGGGGCAGCCGGAATGGCTCCCCCCAAGCGGATTGCAGGGCAGGAAGCGCAGCCTGGCAGGGAGTGGCCGTTGGTTAACGGAAGCCGGACGGGGGATATCGCTGTATATGCTCTGCCGGTTCATGGGCAAGCAACGGGGCTGTTTGCTTTTCCGGCGGTCCAGCCATTGATCCCTTTGAATCTCCATGCCACCGAAGAGGCGGTGCTCTCCGGCCTTGCGGCGGTGCCGCAGATGTGGATCAAGCAGTGGCGGAAATATCACGCCACTACTGCCCAGAAGGTGATGGAACAGGCTGTGGAGTGGGGAGTGAAGGTCCGTTTGTCTATGGAAGGTGAGGTCTGTGAATTCATTCCTGCCCGAATCAGCCGCAATCCATGGGAAGTGCAGGGCGCCCTGCTTCTGACCAAGCCTGACCGTGTGCAAGAGGTCCGGCTGAATGCGGCGGATTGGCAGGAAATGCAGCTCATGATTCCCAAAATGCGGAGAAATTCCTCTTCTGCTTAG
- the ftsW gene encoding putative lipid II flippase FtsW, which yields MSSVKGTTKKNVSLPKRGTPDFQLLILTLLLVGFGLIMVFSSSSSLTLASEKFGNDPFYFVKRQIIWVVLGSFVMFVTMNIHYSKFKKWYAPIFMITLVLLLFVAFAERINGAKSWLNIGGLGIQPTELAKISIILYLAALISKKGERLRDLRTGYIPVMVIVGIVAGLIMMQPDLGSCLILVATSGLVIYAGGASMKHIMASIALLVLGVGLVMGAKAAIDSLSPPSETAAVSKDYKKDRISAFINPEADPEDGGYNILQSLIALGEGGANGSGFGQSIQKLHYLPYPYTDFIFAVVGEELGFIGTSLFLLAYLYLIWRGILIALRCTDPFGTLVGIGVMGLIAIQAFVNIGGVTNTIPLTGVTLPFISYGGSSLLVTMLSMGIMLSISRETNRPAKEEVTKSVTTVRQVRAR from the coding sequence TTGAGCAGTGTAAAGGGAACGACGAAAAAAAATGTCAGCCTGCCCAAAAGAGGAACGCCCGATTTTCAGCTGCTAATTCTGACTCTCCTGCTGGTCGGCTTCGGACTGATCATGGTCTTCAGCTCCAGCTCCAGCCTAACGTTGGCCAGTGAGAAGTTTGGAAATGATCCCTTTTATTTTGTCAAACGCCAGATCATCTGGGTGGTATTGGGAAGCTTTGTGATGTTCGTGACAATGAATATCCACTACAGCAAATTCAAGAAGTGGTATGCCCCGATCTTCATGATCACGCTGGTTCTGCTGCTGTTCGTGGCCTTTGCAGAGAGAATCAACGGTGCCAAAAGCTGGCTCAACATCGGAGGCCTCGGCATTCAGCCCACGGAGCTGGCTAAAATATCTATTATCCTCTATCTGGCTGCCCTGATCTCCAAAAAAGGCGAGCGGCTTAGAGATTTGCGCACAGGTTATATTCCGGTGATGGTTATTGTAGGCATCGTTGCAGGACTCATTATGATGCAGCCGGATTTAGGTTCTTGTCTGATCCTGGTGGCCACCAGCGGACTTGTTATCTACGCCGGGGGGGCCAGCATGAAGCATATAATGGCCTCTATCGCCTTGCTGGTGCTTGGTGTCGGGCTTGTTATGGGTGCAAAAGCAGCCATTGATTCCTTATCACCGCCTTCAGAAACGGCGGCGGTCAGCAAGGATTACAAAAAAGACCGGATCAGCGCCTTTATCAACCCGGAAGCAGATCCTGAGGACGGCGGCTATAATATCCTTCAATCCCTGATCGCCCTAGGTGAAGGGGGAGCCAATGGATCAGGCTTTGGCCAAAGCATTCAGAAGCTGCACTACTTGCCCTACCCATATACCGACTTCATCTTTGCTGTTGTCGGTGAAGAGCTTGGATTTATAGGGACCTCCCTTTTCCTGTTGGCTTACCTCTATTTAATCTGGCGCGGCATCCTGATTGCCCTTAGATGCACCGACCCCTTCGGAACCCTTGTCGGCATCGGGGTCATGGGCCTGATTGCCATTCAGGCCTTTGTCAACATCGGCGGGGTCACCAATACGATTCCGCTTACTGGAGTTACGCTTCCGTTCATCAGCTATGGAGGGTCCTCACTGCTTGTAACCATGCTCTCCATGGGCATTATGCTGAGCATTTCCAGAGAAACTAACCGGCCGGCCAAAGAGGAGGTAACGAAGTCTGTTACCACGGTTAGACAAGTCCGTGCCCGCTGA
- a CDS encoding Asp23/Gls24 family envelope stress response protein, whose translation MAEQLQLEMGNIRISNDVVSKIAGLAALETPGIAAMSGGLSEGWAKRLSGKNVQKGVTVEVGQLEAAVDLRIIVLYETPIHEVCRMLQQNVREAVESMTGLHIVEVNVKVEGVAFKNDEIS comes from the coding sequence ATGGCGGAACAACTTCAACTGGAAATGGGAAACATACGGATCTCTAATGACGTCGTCTCGAAGATTGCCGGATTGGCTGCCTTGGAGACCCCGGGAATCGCGGCCATGTCTGGCGGCTTGTCCGAGGGCTGGGCTAAGCGGCTCAGCGGCAAAAACGTGCAAAAAGGTGTTACTGTTGAAGTGGGACAGCTTGAAGCAGCTGTAGACCTGCGCATCATCGTTCTGTATGAAACTCCGATTCACGAGGTATGCCGGATGCTTCAGCAGAATGTGCGCGAGGCTGTGGAGAGCATGACGGGGCTTCATATTGTTGAAGTCAACGTCAAGGTTGAAGGCGTGGCCTTCAAGAACGACGAAATTTCGTAA
- a CDS encoding YlaN family protein has protein sequence MTSSDLQEQLNLRAVTLLQEDADKIQKLIEVQMENLATRYCPLYEEVLDTQMYGFSREVDFAVRAGLVPEVSGKLILSELERNLAVLYEALNKKAEEREML, from the coding sequence ATGACTTCATCGGATTTGCAGGAACAGCTTAATCTTAGAGCAGTCACTCTTCTTCAAGAAGATGCCGATAAAATTCAGAAGCTCATCGAAGTGCAGATGGAGAATCTGGCAACCCGTTACTGCCCTCTCTATGAGGAAGTGCTCGATACCCAGATGTACGGGTTCTCCAGAGAAGTTGATTTTGCGGTCAGAGCAGGACTGGTGCCGGAAGTTTCAGGTAAGCTGATTCTGAGCGAGCTGGAGCGCAATCTGGCCGTACTGTACGAGGCGCTCAACAAGAAGGCTGAAGAGCGCGAGATGCTGTAA
- a CDS encoding HPr family phosphocarrier protein produces the protein MSSNNAAIVDIAQTASKFNSSIVLQADNKYIDVKSILGLFTTLVSSQSYELHVHGADAEEAKKAMSEVFAKHGLKFTVVAE, from the coding sequence ATGTCCAGTAACAATGCGGCAATCGTGGATATTGCCCAAACGGCAAGCAAGTTCAACTCATCGATCGTTCTTCAGGCAGACAACAAGTACATTGATGTTAAGAGTATTCTCGGTCTGTTCACTACGCTTGTCTCCAGCCAAAGCTATGAGCTCCATGTTCATGGTGCGGATGCTGAGGAAGCCAAGAAGGCAATGAGCGAGGTTTTTGCCAAGCATGGTTTGAAATTTACGGTGGTAGCGGAATAA
- a CDS encoding YugN family protein, which produces MIFENTGLVGLTSDLLYLDESAAKAGFIRWQWEYYRATYDCKIEDRQNGGEYFLRINTRAVEGKLEKSDAVLAIEAVYLGKATFPHGLEYESPVPKPVLDDAAKHILELKALLEA; this is translated from the coding sequence ATGATATTTGAGAACACGGGCCTCGTTGGATTGACAAGCGACCTTCTCTATCTGGACGAAAGCGCGGCCAAAGCCGGATTCATCCGCTGGCAGTGGGAATACTACCGGGCCACCTATGACTGCAAGATCGAAGACAGGCAGAACGGCGGAGAATACTTTTTGCGGATCAACACGCGTGCGGTTGAGGGCAAGCTGGAGAAGTCCGACGCCGTGCTGGCGATTGAAGCCGTCTACTTGGGCAAAGCCACCTTTCCCCATGGTCTGGAGTATGAATCTCCCGTCCCTAAGCCTGTTCTGGATGATGCCGCGAAGCATATCCTTGAGCTGAAGGCGCTGCTGGAGGCTTGA